AGGTCTCCCTCCTCTCCTAGGGCATCCGACTCGGAGAAAAGAAGGGAGATACACACAAAAATTATGGCTATTAAGCGGAGATATTTAAGCGCCATTTTCTAATCTTACCAATCCCTTCAGATCTTGTGTCATTTTCATGTCAACTCTTTGTCTCTTTTTTGAGGCGATAGCCTACTCCCCTAATGGTCTCGACTAGGTCGTCCTTGATTTTCTGTCTCAGCTGAAGAATGTGGTTATCAACGGTTCGCGTGGTGGGAAAGGCATCTATTCCCCACACCTGATTTAGGAGTTCATTGCGGGTAAACACCTTGCCCGGGTTTTCCATAAGCAGGTGTAGAAGATCAAACTCCAGCTTCTTTAATGAGATGTCCTGCCCCTCAAAAACAACCCTTCTCTCTGAAGGGTCTAGTTCGATGCCGGCAAAGCAAAGTTTTTTTTCTTTCGCCGAAGGGCTTCGCCCACTGCTCAGATGGCGCAAATGGCTGCGTATGCGAGCCACCAACTCTCGGGGTTCAAATGGTTTGGTCATATAATCATTAGCCCCAAGCTCCAATCCCAAGACCTTGTCCACAACCTCAGAGCGAGCCGTCAGCATGATAATGGGCCCGACAAATCCCTGATTCCTAAGCTCCTTCATAAAGTCAATCCCCTGGCCGTCTGGTAACCCCCAATCCAAAATCGCCGCTTGGGCGGAGA
This is a stretch of genomic DNA from Pseudobdellovibrionaceae bacterium. It encodes these proteins:
- a CDS encoding response regulator transcription factor, whose protein sequence is MKILLLEDEQNIYEPLMGILAGEGFEVKLAKTLSEARMVAGDFSAQAAILDWGLPDGQGIDFMKELRNQGFVGPIIMLTARSEVVDKVLGLELGANDYMTKPFEPRELVARIRSHLRHLSSGRSPSAKEKKLCFAGIELDPSERRVVFEGQDISLKKLEFDLLHLLMENPGKVFTRNELLNQVWGIDAFPTTRTVDNHILQLRQKIKDDLVETIRGVGYRLKKETKS